A genome region from Paenibacillus pabuli includes the following:
- a CDS encoding CgeB family protein, with translation MKDVAKKRHRPLPEAKIAYRSGYAEGRRFGGCQAMMERVQMFEPTMRDIKVLYIPQGFDAIDEGVILALQQSVRECVVGSPATMLQDASQHRPDVVLVMNGLHVFPADHLEQVDGIRALGIRTAVWFVDDPYFTEDTANICRHYDLVFTHEEAAVPFYGGNGASRVIYMPLAVNPGMFQPRRIEPQHQYDICFIGTGFWNRIALFDELAPFLANKKVFIAGGQWHRLTRSDLLGPFIHEGWIDPSSTVNYYNGAKIVINVHRTCENGEDNRNTHHLEGRSINPRTYEISACGTMQITDARGDLPRFYQPGYDIETFTTAAELESKIKYYLKHEQERQAMAWRGLLTTLNQHTFARRIAQLLEHV, from the coding sequence GTGAAGGATGTGGCAAAAAAACGACATCGACCGCTCCCGGAAGCGAAGATAGCTTACCGCAGCGGATATGCTGAAGGCCGCAGATTTGGCGGCTGTCAGGCCATGATGGAGCGAGTGCAGATGTTTGAGCCGACCATGCGGGACATAAAAGTACTGTACATTCCGCAAGGGTTTGATGCCATTGATGAAGGTGTCATCTTAGCACTGCAGCAATCTGTGCGTGAATGTGTTGTCGGATCGCCGGCAACCATGCTGCAGGATGCAAGTCAGCACAGGCCGGATGTCGTGTTGGTCATGAACGGATTGCACGTGTTTCCTGCGGATCACCTGGAGCAGGTAGACGGGATACGGGCCCTCGGTATTCGGACAGCGGTGTGGTTTGTGGATGATCCGTATTTTACCGAAGATACGGCGAATATCTGCAGGCATTACGATCTGGTGTTCACGCATGAAGAAGCGGCGGTTCCGTTTTATGGAGGGAACGGAGCGAGCAGAGTCATTTATATGCCACTCGCGGTTAATCCCGGCATGTTCCAGCCTCGTCGCATCGAGCCTCAGCACCAATATGATATTTGTTTTATCGGCACAGGCTTCTGGAACCGGATCGCCTTGTTCGACGAGCTGGCCCCTTTTCTGGCGAACAAAAAAGTATTTATTGCCGGCGGCCAGTGGCACCGGCTGACACGGTCGGATCTACTCGGCCCTTTTATCCATGAGGGATGGATCGATCCAAGCTCAACTGTTAATTATTACAACGGCGCCAAGATTGTCATTAATGTTCACCGGACTTGCGAGAATGGCGAGGACAATCGCAATACGCATCATCTGGAAGGGCGATCCATTAATCCAAGAACGTATGAGATCAGTGCCTGCGGCACGATGCAGATTACGGATGCGCGTGGTGACCTGCCCCGCTTTTACCAGCCGGGTTACGACATTGAGACGTTTACAACAGCAGCCGAACTGGAGAGCAAAATCAAATATTACCTGAAGCATGAGCAAGAACGGCAGGCAATGGCTTGGCGGGGGCTGTTGACCACGCTGAACCAGCATACGTTTGCCCGGCGAATCGCCCAGCTGCTGGAGCATGTGTAG
- a CDS encoding CgeB family protein, with translation MSIKHRKKRNFHTPVLSLAEQARKNGQHAGYDAGKEEGYLRGRANYIVNCAQEPLPFRQIHILYVSSGKGFPYSPLDEAIMATLQGMVAQVTLTDPRQPVSEIALQNRPDLVLVLDGMDIPLEHIDAIRQAGIPTAIWLTDDPYYTDMTMERVHHFDHIFTLELNCVELYRQSGCASVHYLPFAAFTNHYFPITTPSPLHRDVSFIGSAYWNRVYFFNPIMAQIMSHNTVFNGIWWDRLPGYEAYGEKIEHGRWMSPQETNDVYNGTKIVINLHRSHEDDSVNNNHLKIPPASPNPRTFEISASATLQLTDARDDLARFYKPGVEIETYSSPQELLDKVEYYLTHEKERREIALRGLERTLKEHTYGRRINEMLTIIFP, from the coding sequence ATGTCTATCAAACACCGTAAAAAGAGGAATTTTCATACGCCTGTGCTCAGCCTGGCTGAGCAGGCCCGCAAAAACGGGCAGCATGCCGGTTATGATGCAGGTAAGGAAGAAGGATACCTGCGCGGGCGTGCCAACTATATTGTCAATTGCGCACAGGAGCCGCTGCCTTTCCGGCAGATCCACATCCTGTACGTCTCATCAGGTAAAGGATTTCCCTATTCTCCGCTGGATGAGGCGATTATGGCCACCCTGCAAGGCATGGTTGCTCAGGTGACGCTGACCGATCCGCGGCAGCCGGTTTCCGAGATTGCGCTGCAAAATCGCCCCGATTTGGTTCTAGTACTGGATGGCATGGATATTCCACTTGAGCATATTGATGCGATTCGCCAGGCAGGCATTCCAACAGCAATCTGGCTGACGGATGATCCGTACTACACGGATATGACGATGGAGCGTGTGCATCATTTCGATCATATTTTCACACTGGAATTGAACTGCGTAGAACTGTACCGTCAGAGCGGCTGTGCATCTGTACATTACTTGCCATTTGCTGCATTCACCAATCATTACTTCCCGATCACAACGCCATCCCCTCTGCACCGGGACGTCAGTTTTATCGGATCTGCCTACTGGAACCGGGTCTACTTCTTCAATCCAATCATGGCACAGATCATGTCGCACAATACCGTGTTTAATGGCATCTGGTGGGACCGTCTGCCTGGCTATGAAGCCTATGGCGAGAAGATTGAGCATGGACGCTGGATGAGTCCACAGGAAACCAATGATGTATATAACGGGACCAAAATTGTCATCAACCTTCACCGTTCCCACGAAGATGATTCCGTCAATAACAACCATCTCAAAATACCACCAGCTTCGCCGAATCCAAGAACATTTGAAATCTCGGCTTCCGCTACACTGCAGCTGACGGATGCGCGTGATGACCTGGCGCGATTCTATAAGCCGGGCGTGGAGATTGAAACGTATTCTTCGCCCCAAGAGCTGCTCGACAAGGTTGAATACTATCTTACTCACGAGAAAGAGCGCCGTGAAATCGCGCTTCGCGGATTGGAACGGACGCTCAAGGAACACACGTATGGCAGAAGAATTAATGAAATGCTGACAATCATATTCCCTTAA
- a CDS encoding glycosyltransferase family 4 protein, with protein MQVHAVVRAAMATKPKLMLFSHVCNTRSITGAEKLLLHFMREMGSIFDCVLVAPQEGKLAGLARRFGIQVKICSLPMLHGVYTPYQGIANDAEQLRHTPAYQDVVSLIRETSPALVLTNTCVNVMPAVAAKSLQIPVIWKITEIIQINDHTDEAVQMIDRYSDWIIGISETAAAPFKHAGMSGKLSVLPPTWDPALPAPDRWLHLRERKRKELGFRNSHVCIGYISSFIYDAKGLRPFIDMALQLCETHSKARYWIIGAPADKKYYDECVARVKKSGYARRFTFTTFEENVSLAYTAMDMVVIPSMVKEGFGMTALEGVYFAKPVIAFAQGGLSELLEGVGSGQFLAPPGDSNALAVLATTLLDDSELASDTAWRGRAEAERLYGIETYRAGMHTMVTQWLLQYPGWFPYIQAPNGPVYTWGEGGLRTVLALDPGAVRALLFPLSVIQALPLSPLPPIAVGHPVSAEVVEKRPASKINKRKTGAKKRNRKVTRQKRKHLYRAKPTARKRTTARSRRRARRKGSNTR; from the coding sequence ATGCAAGTTCATGCAGTGGTCCGTGCAGCCATGGCGACTAAACCGAAACTCATGTTATTTTCCCATGTATGCAATACCCGGAGTATTACGGGGGCGGAGAAACTTCTGCTCCATTTTATGAGGGAAATGGGCTCTATCTTCGACTGCGTGCTTGTTGCTCCCCAGGAAGGTAAGCTGGCCGGGCTTGCGCGGAGATTCGGCATTCAGGTCAAAATATGCTCTCTGCCGATGCTTCACGGTGTGTACACACCCTACCAGGGCATAGCAAATGATGCAGAACAGCTTCGCCACACACCTGCTTACCAGGACGTGGTTTCCCTCATCAGGGAAACTTCTCCTGCGCTGGTGTTGACCAATACCTGTGTGAATGTGATGCCTGCTGTTGCAGCAAAGTCTCTGCAGATCCCGGTGATCTGGAAGATTACGGAGATTATTCAGATCAATGATCATACAGACGAGGCTGTACAGATGATAGACCGGTACTCGGACTGGATTATCGGTATATCCGAGACGGCTGCAGCTCCGTTCAAACATGCGGGCATGAGCGGGAAGCTGTCGGTCCTTCCCCCAACCTGGGACCCGGCGCTGCCTGCACCGGACCGCTGGCTTCACTTGCGTGAGCGCAAGCGCAAGGAGCTCGGCTTCAGGAACTCGCATGTCTGTATCGGCTATATCTCTTCATTTATATATGATGCCAAAGGGCTGAGACCTTTTATTGACATGGCCCTGCAGCTCTGTGAAACCCACTCGAAAGCCAGGTACTGGATCATTGGTGCGCCAGCAGACAAAAAGTACTATGACGAATGCGTCGCACGGGTGAAGAAGTCAGGATATGCCCGCAGATTTACCTTTACGACATTTGAAGAGAATGTTTCCCTTGCCTATACGGCGATGGATATGGTGGTTATTCCGAGCATGGTCAAGGAAGGCTTTGGCATGACTGCGCTGGAGGGCGTTTATTTTGCCAAACCGGTTATCGCTTTTGCCCAGGGTGGTTTGTCGGAGCTGCTGGAAGGGGTAGGCAGCGGCCAATTTCTTGCTCCTCCGGGAGACAGCAATGCGCTTGCCGTCTTGGCGACGACCCTGCTGGACGACTCGGAGCTGGCGTCCGATACCGCCTGGCGGGGCCGGGCAGAAGCGGAACGATTATATGGAATTGAAACCTACAGAGCCGGCATGCATACGATGGTGACACAGTGGTTGCTGCAGTACCCCGGCTGGTTCCCTTACATTCAGGCGCCGAATGGCCCGGTGTACACCTGGGGAGAAGGCGGATTGCGTACAGTACTTGCTCTGGATCCCGGGGCAGTTAGAGCACTTCTGTTCCCGCTGTCGGTTATCCAGGCATTACCACTCTCTCCACTTCCTCCGATTGCCGTAGGTCATCCTGTTTCCGCTGAAGTGGTTGAGAAGCGTCCGGCGAGCAAGATTAACAAACGGAAAACGGGAGCAAAAAAGCGAAACCGGAAGGTAACTCGGCAAAAGAGAAAGCATCTGTACAGGGCAAAACCAACGGCTCGCAAGCGTACGACTGCCAGGTCAAGGCGCCGGGCGCGTCGGAAAGGTTCCAATACACGATGA
- the wecB gene encoding non-hydrolyzing UDP-N-acetylglucosamine 2-epimerase encodes MKIMTVLGTRPEIIRLSLIISKLDQYASKHILVHTGQNFTESLSGQFFKEMGLRAPDYVLQDEAASLGRQLSSMFSQMEDLLLQERPDKVLLLGDTNSALCAVLAERMGIPVVHMEAGNRCFDLDVPEEKNRKVIDAISTINMPYTEQSKKHLVNEGVPSRRIVLTGNPIYEVMRHYDAQVNASKILKKLKLKSGQYFLVTAHRAENVDHPPHLLEIMKGLNQVAEEHGLRVICSIHPRTAIRIAEHLQLVMNPLVEFHEPFGFFDFVMLERHARCALTDSGTVQEECCIMGVPTVTMRRTTERPETVDCGSNVVSGLDAARIAGCVKVMTEMASDWECPQGYKATDVSGKVVKFLLGGKIHV; translated from the coding sequence ATGAAGATCATGACGGTGCTGGGCACGAGACCGGAGATTATTCGACTCAGCCTGATCATTTCCAAGCTGGACCAGTACGCGTCCAAGCATATTCTTGTGCACACAGGACAGAACTTCACGGAAAGTCTCAGCGGTCAGTTTTTCAAGGAAATGGGCCTGCGTGCGCCAGACTACGTCCTTCAGGACGAAGCGGCCTCGCTGGGCCGCCAGCTATCCTCCATGTTCTCTCAAATGGAAGATCTCTTGCTTCAGGAAAGGCCGGATAAAGTGCTGCTGCTCGGTGATACCAACAGCGCACTCTGTGCCGTGCTGGCTGAACGCATGGGGATTCCGGTCGTTCACATGGAGGCAGGCAATCGCTGCTTCGATCTGGATGTGCCTGAAGAGAAAAATCGAAAGGTCATCGATGCCATATCGACCATTAATATGCCTTATACCGAACAGAGCAAGAAGCACTTGGTTAATGAAGGTGTGCCCAGCCGGCGAATTGTGCTCACGGGCAATCCGATTTATGAAGTCATGCGTCATTATGACGCACAGGTGAACGCCAGCAAAATACTGAAAAAGCTAAAGCTGAAGTCGGGGCAGTACTTTTTGGTAACCGCCCACCGGGCAGAAAATGTAGATCATCCGCCTCATCTGCTGGAGATTATGAAAGGTCTGAACCAGGTTGCGGAAGAACACGGCCTGCGCGTGATCTGCAGCATCCATCCCCGAACGGCCATCCGAATTGCAGAACATTTGCAGCTGGTGATGAATCCGCTCGTGGAATTTCACGAGCCGTTCGGATTTTTTGACTTCGTCATGCTGGAACGCCATGCGCGCTGTGCACTGACGGACAGCGGTACCGTTCAGGAAGAATGCTGCATCATGGGTGTGCCCACAGTGACCATGCGGCGGACAACCGAACGTCCGGAGACGGTGGACTGCGGCAGCAACGTAGTCTCCGGTCTGGATGCAGCCCGCATTGCGGGATGTGTGAAGGTCATGACGGAGATGGCAAGTGACTGGGAGTGCCCGCAGGGTTACAAAGCAACAGATGTATCCGGTAAAGTGGTCAAATTTCTGCTTGGAGGGAAAATACATGTTTGA